A region of Grus americana isolate bGruAme1 unplaced genomic scaffold, bGruAme1.mat scaffold_344, whole genome shotgun sequence DNA encodes the following proteins:
- the LOC129200605 gene encoding NEDD8-like yields MLIKVKTLSGKELEINIDKVERIKELVEEKEGIPPQQQRLTYGGKHMNDKKTVANYKIQHGSVLHLVPALPVPPLSKVFLPRMLPCLIKFLCDVMPAACDVI; encoded by the exons ATGCTGATCAAAGTGAAG ACTCTGTCAGGGAAAGAGCTCGAGATCAACATTGACAAG GTGGAGCGGATCaaggagctggtggaggagaaggaggggatccccccccagcagcagcgccTCACCTATGGGGGGAAGCATAT gaacgACAAGAAGACGGTGGCCAACTACAAGATCCAGCATGGCTCCGTCCTCCATCTTGT ccctgccctcccggTCCCGCCCCTTTCTAAAGTTTTCCTCCCTCGCATGCTCCCCTGTTTAATAAAGTTTCTTTGTGATGTCATGCCGGCAGCCTGTGATGTCATCTGA